A region of the Arachis hypogaea cultivar Tifrunner chromosome 15, arahy.Tifrunner.gnm2.J5K5, whole genome shotgun sequence genome:
AGACATCAGATTCAGATATCACATTCACATAATTTGGAGCATCATCACCGTCTAACAAACAAGGATAGAGCAAAAGCATCTTACATGAACACAATTCATAATAACCTTTATTATTTAAGCAACACAACAAAGTGAGTACCACTAACAAATATCAAAAGAGAAGATTTCTCCAACATATTCTGCCAATCAATGAACCCtacaataaatctttcaagaaaaaataattcACAAGAAAGAATCATATAAAACTTTAAAACATACCAGGGTCTCCAATCCAACCATTTTAAATTCGTTGTCTATCATGCTTTCATCAGGGACAAAGACGACATCCCCGACCTGAAAAGAGAACCAACAGAACACTCAACAGCATGAAAAACACATGAGGTCACTAGCTTGCAAAGCTAAAAATGCACACCACATTCAAGTAAGACAGACCATAAGACAAGGTCGCAAAACCATAGTACAGATTCATATTGGAATATAGGGGCGTTGGAAATTTCGGACAAAAAGCTTGATCTGGAAGCATCTACATAATTTAACTGGTAGCGGACCCGAATGGTCCTCTCTACATGTTATTGCCGGGTCCTATCTACATGTTATTGCAGGCAACAAAACTCCTCCAAAAGTGAAACAAACTAAAAAATGGTGTAAAACACTTGTAGCAAAGCATACACCATAAAGCATTCAAAATGTGTTATTCCAAAATTTGTTATACCTGACTAATGTCCTCCAGAAGGAAGTTATCTGCATTCCCAGAAAGCAAGTTTGGCCTCATCTCCACAAATAAAACCATCCACTGCACATGAAATTCACCAAAAGGAGATACATCAATAAATGTGTGCTTAGACTAACATAGTTTAAGTTCAATATAGCTAATAATCAATATCCAAACATGCTTAATGCTTTCCACCCCAAAGAAACAGGTAGCAAACCAGGAAAACAAACAAACATTATAAATAAATTCCCCAAAAAAGCATGCTTTACATTTATAGCTTAAGAAATGGTCACTCACAGCAGTGGTGTCAACCCAAAGCTGAGTAACAAACCCCAAGCTAAGAGTTATACTAATGACCTGCTTAGGCAACAAATTGGACCTTCTAATCCCATCCTTACCACTAAATTTCTCAACTTTAACATCATCTTTTCTcaaatcatcattatcatcatcatttgcAGCACCACCCTGAACCTGAACCTTAACCAAATCATCTTTAAAAAGTAATTTgttattaaagataaaaaataaaaactaaaaaaaaaatattatttaaatgtaATAAATAAAGAGTTAAGATTTGTTCAATTAACAAGGATGATAATATTTCTTACTTAATAAAAAGCTTTAAAGATGAGCATTGTGTTAGACTAGACATACATGGTACTAAAACCATGTATTAATGAAATTTTTCACTTAgagcttattattttattttatttttcaacaaaatGTCACCACTTCTCAACCTGCCTAAGAAGTTATGTTCAAATACTCAATAAAATTTGAGTAAATATGAGAGTAGTT
Encoded here:
- the LOC112749445 gene encoding uncharacterized protein; this translates as MVLVPYDLVKVQVQGGAANDDDNDDLRKDDVKVEKFSGKDGIRRSNLLPKQVISITLSLGFVTQLWVDTTAWMVLFVEMRPNLLSGNADNFLLEDISQVGDVVFVPDESMIDNEFKMVGLETLVGYKVVTPSQRNIGKVSTYSLLVEDVLEVVSDAVVVRETATSRIQRLSKGFLATRM